agagagagagagagagagagaaaggggggtggggggggcgTAAGTACGCATTATGGTAACTATTGGAGCCAAATtaacaaacaagtaaataaataagcatatCGGTCAACACTCCCATTTTTGCCGGGAGTCTCCCGTATTTTACACCCAACTCCTGCCCTCCTCCCATTTTGTTATATCTCCCGGGAAACTCCCTTAATTTGTATGACTTCATTTCGTTATATGAATAATCATACCAATATTTTATTCCAAGGTTGTCCAGTTGCCAGATCTTGTATTAAAACACATCCTACTCGCACAATAGACAGATCATACAATTTTTAACCCATTTGTGACCTCAACCTGGCAACCTACAACTCAGGTAGATGGGGGAAGTTGAATCAAGCATCAACGGTAGAAATGGCATTGGAAAGCTCAGGTGGTGCTACGGTGaaatagaaacaaaaacaaaatatagctGACAATTTAAGCTGCAACTGGATGGAGGAATTACATTTCTTATCGCAAAGCAGCATCATTTTGCCAAGTGTGTCGCGCTGATTTTAGTATCGGACACGGTGTGAAAAATGATGTAACGCAGCAAATCACAACACCCCAAACTCAAGTGCATTCTCTGAAGATTACATGAGACACTCGGtcaaaataatatacagtatctcTGAATTTACCCAGCTTTCAATTAGAACCACCTTTCAATTAGTAGTGCAAAGGTTATGGTGCCTTCAAATATCGCCTAGGTAGGCGGCTCTCTAGAAAAGCTTTTGTATCTAACCCTCAGCATCTAGCCTTAAACAGACATGTTTCTGGATGAAGTGCTACACTTTAAAGAACAGCTTGTCTTTCAACAGACTCAAAGTAATCTAGTCAGCTATTCTGAAAAACTGTTTCCATTCTTCATTCTTTGTTTGACTCCTTTTGTTCCAGTCGAGAGTCTTTGTGGTGACTGAAGATTCACAGCTTTCACACTCACCACTTTCCGTTTGGCACAGAAGAACGCATGGCACTCCAGCCTCTCATTCTGCTGGTTCTGAGCGATGAAAGCAAACACTTTGTCATGCATCTTGTCAGCTGTGCAGTATGATATCCTGCCGGAAAGGGTCATAAAACAGACCAGAGTTAAGGACTTGCAGTCAGTTTCGAGTAAACAAAAACGACGTTTCGCAGAGATATGGATGTGGGGTAGACGCAGCGGTCTGTGCTGGAATTTCAAGGACTGTTTTTCTGAACTACTGAAAAGAACCGACGGctgctgtttttctttaaatGGATATAGGAAGCGAGTGTGTGCAGATAGTAGGCTCAACTTAAACACATCCAACTGTGAAGATGAGATTTATGGGAGCTACCGCTGGTCTCCTGCAGCATGCTGTATTTCACATGTCCCCTAGTGAGAAACTCAagagatgagtgtgtgtggtaAAACACTGGATGGCAGGATAAATCATCTCCCTTGTAGGTCAGACACACTCACTTCTCAGAAGAGGAAGCGTACAGAAATCCTTCCTTTGGTGGTCTAACGTGGTCCAGATGCACAGTGTGTGAATGTTTAACAGGCAGGTGAACGTGAGAGAAGTCATGCCAGAAGTGTGTAGAGTTCACCTGTATATGGAAATGTTGTCGATCAGCTGGTTGGACACACTGTCGCACAGGACGATTCCCCGAGGAGACACTTTCAGGGCCACTTTAGGCAGTTTCTTCCTGCTGGCTTTGGcctaacaaatgaacaaaaacatatttatgttTGTCGATGCAGAACTGGGTTCTTAATTCTAAGGTGTACTGTGTTTGTACTGTGGCGTTTGTGAGTTTTCTAAGGCATTTTGTGTGATTtatggtgttgctatgtggttgcttggGGTCTCACTGATATCTAGTCATATCCGAGCTATATGTCGAATGACAGAACTCACCGTGGCAACAATCCTCTTGACTGCGGCAGCGGAGAGCTCCTCGCCTTTGGGTTGGTCCACCAGAGTCATGCCCAGATGCCGAAGGTTAAAGGTCATTCCCTCCAGAAGAGTCTCTCTCGTGTCAGTCCAGTTCTCAGGGAGCTCTGGACCAAAATCATTAACACTCCATTAAACAGCTACAAAAACATTCACACATGTGGGTTAAACCAAGGCAGCACAGACAAACTGTCAACAGCTTCAAAGTGCACATCAAACACTTGTGCTGTAGAAGTTATAAgctctgaaatattaaaatactgcatGAGCAAACATTTGTTGGAATCAACCTTTGCTCTAAAGACTCAAATATCCCAGGCCAAAAACATTTTGGATGCCTCTGTACATCATTTCCAGGACTGACTGAAAACAGTCAAAGGTCTGGAGCAGCTGTAGCAGATGATCATTTCTAGAAATTAAATGCATCGTCCTTGAACCAGTGTCTCttgcatcatttttatttttatttttatcctgaAGTGTCTTTTCTCAGATCATCTTCactaaatataatgttaaaaagtctGTCTTAGCCTTCTGCACATCTTTGGAATGAACAATTTAGTTAGGTtgactaatataaatatatatttactgtattagcTTAGCATGTGTTTTGAATACTCCGTTTTGAGACTTTTTAGTTGTAATGTTGATGCATGAATGTGTTACTTATATCAAATGTAAATGTGATAAGAAAACATTTGAACCTCACTTCTGCCTTCACAATCTGCATAATTTCCCAATCTGATTATAACACATTAAGCCGTTTCAGCTATCCATTAACTAAGATGCACACAAATAGACACTCTCACTCTTTCTGTTGAGACTCACATGTTTGGCTCTCGTAACACTACCTGTGGCTCCTGCAGTCACCTGATTGCTTTTGTCAGTTtagttataataattaaaattcagAAAATCCCCACAGACAAATTCTGGGAATTACATCACAAAGGCACCGAGCCAAAACAGCCAAGACATTTGTTAAACACAGGTATTCAAGTCAAAGTACATCCTGTTGTGTTAATTTTCTATATGAtcctaattaaattatatatttcacttaaatgttatattataaaccaaaaaaataaataaaaaggtggattttttttttttttttttttttaaataaaacttttgaaatgCTTAACCATTAAGCTACTGCACCACCTGCTCAacgatttatacatttttacaggaATCCCTAGCACAGGAAATAGTTAATCATTGTCTCAGTCAGAAAGTGATTGTTGATATTTGTGCACAGCTGACAGAAAACAAAGCAGactaaaaaaaatgtcataacaaGGGCAAAATTTACAGCTTTAATGTGGCATAAACAAAACCAGTCAAACCAAAGATGATCAAATCATTTAAAAGTAACTGAAATGCTGATGAGTGACTTCTAGTGTCCTTAAATGACTTTGAGAAGCTGCAGGGTCTACATCATTTTTCCCACAGCTTCTCAAATAAAATTCATGCTGAAATTATTGACGATGCTCTACAACCACGGCATAAAACCAGGGTaattcacagacacacagagatagAAAAGGGTGTAATAATACAGCCCTGGTGACACATCCATGTACTGATCAGTGACACACCCAAAGGCCCTTAATCACAGGGGGAAGCACTATTTTGTCTTAACCATGTCCCTGGAGAACCATCCAAGGGTGGAGTGACCCAAACCACCGCCTACCTCCAATCTCCAAAATCAGAAACTCAACTCTGGATGTTTGGCTAGATATGATTacagtgcacttttttttttttttgaggtcatGGTCGGGTTGGGAGTTATTTAAATCTTGGCCAGatagagagggaaaaaaatccattttgtttatttttcaaaatggaaaaataaacagCACTCTCGGAAACAGGAAGTCATTCTTGCTTCGAGACAAATGCAGATGACGcaaatcttaataaaaaaagCTCATTTCAGATCTCCCTTGTAAGTCTTAATTCATGCTTCTACTCCCACACAACTCCTTATGAAACATTAGAGGTGGATATCGAAAGCTTTTATCAAATGGACTGCCTGGAAAAGGCTCAACAGCTGCTGCTGGACGTCTCCCTGGCGCTCTTCCTCTTTAGTATGTGCAGGGCACAGAGACATCGAAGATCCAGAGGCAAGGGCGATAAATCTCACCACTATAAAACACCAGAAAAACTCTCTCTTCATTACAATGCAGCCATGCTTGCTGCAAGCTATGCACTTTCTATGTTCAGGCACATGACTTTGGAGCAGCAAGAAGGACATTTCTGATCGCTCTGATGAGAACGAGACATACGAGAGGAAGGAAAGTAATTATAAACTATAACAGTGTGAATCGTtatcaaaaatctgtttaaaCGTTGATAAGCTTATTCATTTTGCTATCTGTGCACAATTATGTAGTCacttacattattttttagaacaGCTACATTTAGTATTGGGGTCAGTAAGGCACTGtatattaagtaaaatatatCTGAAAAACTTTCATCAACCAAATCAAAGTTATGTAGTGTAaccaaaatgcagaaaaaaaaaaaagacagaaaccgGGAATATCATCATAGATAGGACGGCTGTAGACCAACTTACAGTATTTGTGAACCAATcattcaagagagagagagagagaaaaaaaaagttttacctgcaaattatatttataaccttttttgaaaaataatgataaatgtgtACACTCATGTAAGAATTTCAATTTTTGTATTATGGTTACACCACATGTTACTGTATAgtcattaatttgtttatttatctatttattcatttattatttgtaattttttttttggacattcaAGAGGGAAAGGAAGGAAATCAATTATGAACTATAACAAGGTTAATCATTGTCAAACCTCCCAATTAATAGTTGATAATCCTGTTCGCTTTTACACTTTGCTATCCtaactgtaaattattatatcaataaaaatagtattatttgAAGTTTACATCCACCAAAATATTGCTATATTTTCATCCACCAAAACATTTAACCTGGTTAAACTAAATTGCTGATTTTATTTAGCATGGATACTGATCCGCTGTTTTTTCACTGCTCAACCGTGACCCTGTCAGATTTAGATCTGTGTTTGCATTCCTCCAAAAGGAGTGAAATGAGTCGGAGTCTGTATTGCAGCTAAAAGTAGGTCAGTAGATCAACACAAGAATGCTGAACACACAATTGCGTCTTATTCTCCTTCACTCAACCATTGAGAGAACAGCCTATAAACACTGGTAGCTTGCTGATGTTGGAAACATTTACTATTCTGGCAAAGCCTAGGCCTTCACGGTGACTGAATTATGAACACAATCATAACTGTGTACTCGCAGACTTCTTGTATTCCAGGTCATGCAGATAAGCAGCTCTCAGCCAACACACAGAGCCGCTTTTGTGGAGTCAAGACAGAATTAAAAGGGAGATGAAAATGCACAGCAAACTTTCTGATCCcactaaaggaaaaaaaagttgcCCTTGTAAAGACCAGGCCAGCCCACTTCACCTGCTTTCAAAGCTCTTCTATGGGCTTGTCCATTAGAACTTTGAAGAAGTCTTGTTGAAACAAATGTGTCTTAGAACGGTTCAGATACTGCCAGCAAACAAGTACCTACTTGTAGACTAGTCCAGGATTGATGCCAAAGAGAAGGAAACAGATTTCAGATGCTGACAAAAATCACACTGCTGGCACTGCATCATGTTTATTTCACAAAATCGTTGTAGGCAACTTCAGTTCTTTCTTATAAGGTCTCTCTGCAATTAACCCTCAAAGACCGACAAGAGCAAAATTGTAACAATTGTTTAAAgcaattaaattacagttattaAATAACTTGAAATACGAATATGAACATATCACAGCAATGGTTTTAGGGTGTGTTCACACTTGTCATGTTTGGTAAGATTGAACTCTTGATTGCTCTGTTAATGCGGTTTGTTTGAGTAAGTGTGAACGCTGTCATCCGAACCTTGGTGTGGACCAAGACAGCTAAAATGATGGTTCTCAGTCCACTTCCAAACAAACTCTGGTGCAGTTCGAAGTAATGACAAGATGTGACACTATTCGACATGATTTAACGACGAGGAACGAGCGGTACCATCCAAAACAAAATGAGCAGAGGGCAATCATGGAGCAAGGAGCAGGTAAAGTGCCTTTTATGAGCTCTTCGCGAGTTCGCAGGTAGTGAAAATAAAACCATAAGTACACGCAGCAATGAGCACGCTAAGTCCAGCAGATAGCATTATGTGTGTTCGACTAAAAGCAGTGCAGAGCAGACAGATCTCTGATTGGGTACTTTGATGTCTTACACCGACAGGTCGGCGCAGCGCCACTTTAAGTCCAACACAGCTTTTGTTTGGGGTATTTGTTGAGTTCCATCACAAAATGGACATCATTCAACCTGACCAATCAGGTTGTGAATGTATCACTGTGCCTTTAGGTTCGGTATCTTTTAGGCTTGCCGTGACAGACAGTGCTGACAGTGTTAAGCTGCAACACCGGTAACAACACTTGTCCACTGCGTACCGTATCCCACCAtcgttttgatatatatatatttttttatagttataaaaatCATTTAGTTAGGCTATTTTATAGGCTATATTATATGTTTATGCCTATGAAACATATTAGTGTTCTAAgaatttttagtagtttttcatCAACACCCAAACAAATTACGTATGCAAAATGCCATGCTTTAAGACAGAGTCGTAAACTTTCCCCCTAAAAGTGAAAGTCACCATTGGCTCTGTGACCTCCCACAGGCGTGAGCTCAATAGGAGACATCAGTGACCCGTCACTCAGTCTGCGATTCTGTTAGATTCTGAGAAGATGAGGAGGTGAGCTAGAATGCTTCTGTAACTCTTAAGTCTGCCCCAAGTTTCGGCCTTGTTTTTACATTCATAAACGTTCCCTGGATCTCAGATGACGTCCCTCTTAGCTCTTCTGTTAATTCAAAAGTAAAGGTAAAATGTATACATGCCGCTTTTAGCTATTTAAAAGGGAAGGAAAGCTAGGGAAAGAGGGAAaaatcaaacaaactaaaaacgaACAATTGCTTTACGCTGAAAAGCCAAAGGAAAGCAAGGGAAATAGGAAACTTCCCAGTGTTGTCACACGTTGATTAAATGGTGGGAACATTTCCTCACCATCACAACCCTAGTATCGTTAGGTTTGCGGTCAAAAATCCCAGTCTGAAAGCTCAGTGGACCAGGACCAAatgtatcattttcttttttagtcCAGATTAAACGAACCAAACAACAAGTGTGAATGCACCCTTAGTGACAAAAAAAGCCAATTTGGACTGTCACTAGGAAACTGGTTGCTCACACCACTGACTCGAgttcatgtatgtatgtgtgtgtgtgttatttttatataatatatatatatctatattctcttgtatttattatgtaaatattacacacatccagtatatattttgaaaatatttgcatgtatttacatttatatattaatattcttacattttagattacatataaatatattaaatattttttaatatatacatgcatgtgatatatatatatatatatatatatatatatatatatatatatatatatatatatatatatatatatatatatatatatatatacatttattattatgcataataaatatgtatacacacatattgatgtgattaattttttaaaaagcactaataatacacacacacacatatatatatatatatacacacacacacacatatatatatatacacacacacacatatatatacacacacacacacacacatatatatatatatatatatatacacacacacacatatatatatatatacacacacacacacatatatatatatatacacacacacacatatatatatacacacacacacacacatatatacacacacacacacacacacatatatatatatatatatatatacatatatatatatatatatatatatatatatatatatatatatatatatatatatacacatacacaaatatttgtatatatatgtattcttattattagtattattaaacatggttcacacaaaaatattaagcagcacaatggttttcaacattaattatgAGTGTCAGAGCGCAAAGAACACACATTCCAGCCTCCTGGTCCAAGAAAGTATGCACTTGCATTTTGCAACGTTTTTTCCCCTAGCAAAATtcgcattaataataataataacaacaataataataataataataataataataataataataaaagaagcttgctaaaataaaatgtactgggTTTTAAGAGCTGATGAAAACATGCTAGTCTATGTAATGTTACCGTGCTCAAGCAAAGCAGCATTTCTAGACCGCGTTTTGGGACATAACTGCTGTCGAGATTAAGTTAAATTAACTCAACAGGTTCTGAGACAGAGTCAACTATTAATGAACCCAACCAAAACATCTAGTATCGCATGAAGGTTGTGAATCTTGTCGGACAGTTGAAAATACTCATCGGTGTCTTTCATTAAACAACTTTtgcagatgatttttttttctaaatccagttaaaaacacatttcacccACAAACATAAAGCTTCACAGCTAATTTATTAAGGAAAACGCAATATTTTGAGTGTAACTCATTGCTAAATATGCTTAACAAACGAGTTTACATGCAAACGGATCGACAACACGCAGATGTGAGTGACCCGTGAAACCACGCGACACAAGTCTCGCTGTTGACACATATTACTCACTCTGGTGCTTGCCTGAGCTCCGGGACTGTGTGGTCAGGCTGGGACTGCGAATAAAAGCCCTTCTGGCTGATTTCAGCACATCCATGGCGAGGTTTATTAGCGGAGACGCGTCTTCAGGTGCTGCTGCTGTTGGCCATGAACTAACTGTTACGCCTTCTCACTCTCAACTTTGTTTTTGTCGTGTCGACGCCGACATCTGTGGGAATACTCGAGCCTCCGCGACTCGTGGGCGGCGTTTCGTCCGTCAATCAAAGCCACGGTGCAAGGATTCTGTTTCCATGGCAACCGCCTCAAATGGAAGCCTCCCACGTGTGCTTTTTGAAATGGCTGCGCGCGAATATCAAACAGCGGGTTTGTATGAAGGAACCTGGCATGGGCACCGAAATGTATTCATTCCTCCCTATAATGCCTGACGAGTCAACATTCATAATGTTTAGGACGCCGTCCGTGTTTCCCGCGAAAACAAATGACACGGACACATTGGAATCTATCGAGCTCATCTTTTGTCGCCCTCGTGCGGCTGTAGAAGAAACAATCCTCTATTGAGATTCGGGTTTGCTTTGATGAAATCATAAAATCAAATCAACTATTATGTTCCACTATAATAACACGACAA
This DNA window, taken from Carassius auratus strain Wakin chromosome 14, ASM336829v1, whole genome shotgun sequence, encodes the following:
- the LOC113113474 gene encoding low density lipoprotein receptor adapter protein 1-A-like isoform X4 — protein: MDVLKSARRAFIRSPSLTTQSRSSGKHQKLPENWTDTRETLLEGMTFNLRHLGMTLVDQPKGEELSAAAVKRIVATAKASRKKLPKVALKVSPRGIVLCDSVSNQLIDNISIYRISYCTADKMHDKVFAFIAQNQQNERLECHAFFCAKRKVAQAVTLTVAQAFRVAFEFWEVAKEERENHVKWDSAGETSNSSQSERSVSLSSLKGGAVATENLLDIDDSSSAVVNADNPPESNISTIWETDDGLEEAFSRKGKSLRSELHGKSMLISSRTSR
- the LOC113113474 gene encoding low density lipoprotein receptor adapter protein 1-B-like isoform X1, coding for MDVLKSARRAFIRSPSLTTQSRSSGKHQKLPENWTDTRETLLEGMTFNLRHLGMTLVDQPKGEELSAAAVKRIVATAKASRKKLPKVALKVSPRGIVLCDSVSNQLIDNISIYRISYCTADKMHDKVFAFIAQNQQNERLECHAFFCAKRKVAQAVTLTVAQAFRVAFEFWEVAKEERENHVKWDSAGETSNSSQSERSVSLSSLKGGAVATENLLDIDDSSSAVVNADNPPESNISTIWETDDGLEEAFSRLAESRTNPQVLDIGLTPQDWNSETDWDKTNGNAANAEELFSL
- the LOC113113474 gene encoding low density lipoprotein receptor adapter protein 1-B-like isoform X2; amino-acid sequence: MDVLKSARRAFIRSPSLTTQSRSSGKHQKLPENWTDTRETLLEGMTFNLRHLGMTLVDQPKGEELSAAAVKRIVATAKASRKKLPKVALKVSPRGIVLCDSVSNQLIDNISIYRISYCTADKMHDKVFAFIAQNQQNERLECHAFFCAKRKVAQAVTLTVAQAFRVAFEFWEVAKEERENHVKWDSAGETSNSSQSERSVSLSSLKGGVATENLLDIDDSSSAVVNADNPPESNISTIWETDDGLEEAFSRLAESRTNPQVLDIGLTPQDWNSETDWDKTNGNAANAEELFSL
- the LOC113113474 gene encoding low density lipoprotein receptor adapter protein 1-A-like isoform X3, which translates into the protein MDVLKSARRAFIRSPSLTTQSRSSGKHQKLPENWTDTRETLLEGMTFNLRHLGMTLVDQPKGEELSAAAVKRIVATAKASRKKLPKVALKVSPRGIVLCDSVSNQLIDNISIYRISYCTADKMHDKVFAFIAQNQQNERLECHAFFCAKRKVAQAVTLTVAQAFRVAFEFWEVAKEERENHVKWDSAGETSNSSQSERSVSLSSLKGGAVATENLLDIDDSSSAVVNADNPPESNISTIWETDDGLEEAFSSCSLDSYEFSPDLLSLVLTPRSWTLG